In Haloarcula sp. H-GB4, a single genomic region encodes these proteins:
- a CDS encoding TIGR00266 family protein gives MDIELTHKPSYTHVRASLDSGESILAEPGAMVSHSPTIEIETTTSRDGLLSSAKSMLGGESLLANEFTARGGPGTVTLAPPTPGDVHHHELTGETLYAVDGAFLAADPDIDIDSEFGGIKSMLAGASITPLALKGTGNVLIEAFGGLETVDLDAGESYTVDNDHVVAWEESVNFDAHRVGGLKSTVLSGEGLVMDFTGPGTVWYQTRGLSSFTSAIADALPGTGDNGGNSTGIDDFI, from the coding sequence ATGGACATCGAACTCACCCACAAACCCTCGTATACGCACGTCCGCGCTTCCCTCGACAGCGGCGAATCGATACTCGCCGAACCCGGCGCGATGGTCAGCCACTCGCCGACTATCGAAATCGAAACGACGACGAGCCGGGACGGCCTCCTCAGCTCCGCGAAGTCGATGCTTGGCGGCGAGTCGCTGCTCGCAAACGAGTTCACCGCCCGGGGCGGCCCCGGAACGGTCACTCTCGCGCCGCCGACGCCGGGTGACGTCCACCACCACGAGCTCACAGGCGAGACGCTGTACGCTGTCGATGGGGCGTTTCTGGCGGCCGACCCCGACATCGATATCGACTCCGAGTTCGGCGGTATCAAGTCGATGCTGGCCGGTGCAAGTATCACGCCGCTGGCGCTGAAAGGGACTGGGAACGTTCTCATCGAGGCGTTCGGTGGGCTGGAGACCGTCGACCTCGACGCCGGTGAGTCCTACACTGTCGACAACGACCACGTCGTCGCCTGGGAGGAGTCGGTCAACTTCGACGCCCATCGCGTCGGCGGACTGAAGTCGACGGTCCTCAGCGGTGAGGGCCTCGTGATGGATTTCACCGGCCCCGGAACGGTCTGGTACCAGACACGTGGCCTCTCCTCGTTCACCTCGGCCATCGCGGACGCGCTGCCCGGGACAGGTGACAACGGCGGTAACTCAACCGGTATAGACGACTTCATCTGA
- a CDS encoding cyclic nucleotide-binding/CBS domain-containing protein codes for MATETTVRIEDIMSTPLETISADETVKAAATQMQAQNINGIFVPGAEAGIITTTDIVDAVATGKDLSSATVDDVMTAPVERVTTSLELGEAAAMMTTYDIKHLPVIDEHQDYVGMVSSTDITQALS; via the coding sequence ATGGCCACTGAAACGACCGTCCGTATCGAGGACATCATGTCGACGCCGTTAGAGACGATTTCTGCTGACGAAACCGTCAAAGCGGCCGCGACGCAGATGCAGGCGCAGAACATCAACGGCATCTTCGTGCCGGGAGCAGAGGCGGGCATCATCACCACCACCGACATTGTCGATGCCGTCGCGACCGGGAAAGACCTCTCGTCGGCGACCGTTGATGACGTGATGACGGCTCCGGTCGAGCGGGTGACGACCTCGCTCGAACTGGGCGAAGCGGCAGCGATGATGACGACCTACGATATCAAGCACCTTCCAGTCATTGACGAACACCAGGACTACGTCGGGATGGTTTCGTCGACGGACATCACGCAAGCGCTCTCCTGA
- a CDS encoding Gfo/Idh/MocA family protein, which yields MTLDIGMLGYRFMGKAHANALDRLPMFFPEAPAVNKDVLVGRDEDALADAADQFGFDRIATDWQDIVDEVDVFYNLGPNHIHAEPSIAALEAGTPTFCEKPLAPTLDTAEEMAEAAADADVPAGAAFNYRFVPAIQYAKGLIDDGVLGEIHHFRGQYLQDWLVDPEAPWSWRNDEEMAGSGALGDLGSHTVDLARFLLGDAAGEITDVSGHLRTFTEERPVEGSDETRPVTVDDAYSAQIAFDGGTMGTLEASRVANGHKNAHTIEIEGSKGAIKFDLERLNELQVLTEGDRGFQQVLITDEDDPYVDHWWPPGHVIGWEHTFVHENCEFLSAVADGGPQEPSFADGLAAQRVLDAIERSDARGEWVSL from the coding sequence ATGACCCTCGATATCGGCATGCTCGGCTATCGGTTTATGGGCAAGGCTCACGCAAACGCGCTGGACCGCCTGCCCATGTTCTTCCCCGAAGCGCCCGCCGTCAACAAGGACGTGCTCGTCGGCCGCGACGAAGACGCGCTGGCCGACGCGGCCGACCAGTTCGGTTTCGACCGGATCGCAACGGACTGGCAGGATATCGTCGACGAGGTGGACGTGTTCTATAACCTCGGCCCGAACCACATCCACGCCGAGCCGTCCATCGCGGCACTGGAGGCCGGTACGCCGACGTTCTGTGAGAAGCCACTCGCACCCACGCTCGATACGGCTGAGGAAATGGCCGAGGCCGCTGCTGACGCTGACGTGCCCGCAGGGGCGGCCTTCAATTACCGGTTTGTTCCGGCCATCCAGTACGCGAAGGGGCTCATTGACGACGGCGTCCTCGGCGAAATTCATCACTTCCGCGGCCAGTATCTTCAGGACTGGCTGGTCGACCCAGAGGCACCGTGGTCCTGGCGCAACGACGAGGAGATGGCCGGCAGCGGGGCACTCGGCGACCTCGGGTCGCATACCGTCGACCTGGCCCGGTTCCTGCTCGGCGACGCCGCCGGGGAGATAACAGACGTGAGCGGGCACCTCCGAACGTTCACCGAGGAGCGCCCTGTGGAGGGCAGCGACGAGACGCGCCCGGTGACTGTCGACGACGCCTACAGCGCCCAGATCGCGTTCGACGGCGGCACGATGGGAACACTAGAAGCGTCCCGCGTCGCCAACGGACACAAGAACGCCCACACCATCGAAATCGAGGGGTCGAAGGGTGCAATCAAGTTCGACCTCGAGCGGCTGAACGAACTGCAGGTCCTCACAGAGGGCGACCGGGGCTTCCAGCAGGTGCTCATCACGGACGAAGACGACCCCTACGTCGACCACTGGTGGCCCCCCGGCCACGTAATCGGCTGGGAGCACACGTTCGTCCACGAGAACTGCGAGTTCCTCTCGGCCGTGGCCGACGGTGGGCCACAGGAGCCGTCCTTCGCCGACGGCCTCGCCGCACAGCGAGTCCTCGACGCTATCGAGCGAAGCGACGCCCGCGGCGAGTGGGTCAGCCTGTAG
- a CDS encoding redox-regulated ATPase YchF: MLSIALAGKPNAGKSTFYKAATMADVDVGNYPFTTIDANRGVSHVRTECPCLDREDRCGDDNCRDGKRYVPVELIDVAGLVPGAHEGRGLGNQFLDELSTADVILNVVDASGGTDAEGEPVEVGEHDPVEDVHFIEEEMDLWIASIVERNWESIERQSRSPDFKLDESLVDMLAGVGASELDVARTLRDLEYPEDPIAWTDEHRKALATEIRQRTKPLVVVANKADIAPEGNIEALQEAADVVVPATADGELALRNAAQAGVIDYDPGDPDFDIVGDVSDQQREGLNRIRDVMDEWGGTGVQGSLDTAVYDLLDHLTAYPVQNETHWTDGQENVLPDAFLLRQGATPKDLAYAVHSDIGDGYIHAVDARENRRISDETELEEGAVIKIVSDAN; the protein is encoded by the coding sequence ATGCTCTCTATCGCGCTGGCCGGGAAACCGAACGCCGGCAAGTCTACTTTCTACAAGGCGGCGACGATGGCCGACGTGGACGTGGGGAACTACCCATTCACGACCATCGATGCCAACCGCGGAGTCAGCCACGTCCGAACGGAGTGCCCCTGTCTCGACCGGGAGGACCGCTGTGGTGACGACAACTGCCGGGATGGTAAGCGCTACGTCCCGGTGGAACTCATCGACGTGGCCGGCCTCGTTCCCGGCGCACACGAGGGCCGTGGCCTCGGGAATCAGTTCCTCGACGAACTGTCGACCGCCGACGTAATTCTCAACGTCGTCGACGCCTCCGGCGGGACTGACGCCGAGGGCGAACCAGTCGAAGTCGGCGAGCACGACCCTGTCGAGGATGTCCACTTCATCGAAGAGGAGATGGACCTGTGGATCGCCAGCATCGTCGAGCGCAACTGGGAGTCAATCGAACGCCAGTCCCGCTCGCCGGATTTCAAACTCGACGAGTCGCTCGTGGACATGCTGGCCGGCGTCGGAGCCTCCGAACTTGACGTGGCGCGGACGCTGCGGGACCTGGAGTATCCCGAGGACCCCATCGCCTGGACCGACGAGCACCGCAAGGCGCTGGCGACGGAGATCCGCCAGCGGACGAAGCCGCTCGTCGTCGTTGCGAACAAGGCCGATATCGCCCCGGAGGGGAACATCGAGGCCCTGCAGGAGGCTGCTGACGTGGTCGTGCCCGCGACGGCCGACGGCGAACTCGCACTGCGCAACGCGGCGCAGGCGGGGGTCATCGACTACGACCCGGGCGACCCGGACTTCGATATCGTCGGCGACGTGAGCGACCAGCAACGAGAGGGGTTGAACCGCATCCGTGACGTGATGGACGAGTGGGGCGGCACCGGCGTTCAGGGCTCGCTTGACACTGCTGTTTACGACCTGCTCGACCATCTGACGGCCTACCCTGTCCAGAACGAAACGCACTGGACCGACGGGCAGGAGAACGTCCTCCCCGACGCGTTCTTGCTACGGCAGGGTGCGACGCCAAAAGACCTCGCCTATGCCGTCCACTCGGACATCGGCGACGGCTACATCCACGCCGTCGATGCTCGTGAGAACCGGCGTATCAGCGACGAGACGGAACTCGAAGAGGGAGCGGTCATCAAAATCGTCAGCGACGCGAACTGA